A part of Candidatus Deferrimicrobium borealis genomic DNA contains:
- the rsfS gene encoding ribosome silencing factor: protein MLALDVREHAGFTDYFLICSGSSDRQVQALSRHIAETLKKEQGVKPLGTEGIREGRWVLLDYGDFVVHVFQDSVREFYNFDQLWGAAPEVPVPQE from the coding sequence ATCCTCGCCCTCGACGTCCGGGAGCACGCCGGCTTCACCGACTACTTTCTCATCTGCTCGGGGAGTTCCGACCGGCAGGTCCAGGCCCTTTCGAGGCACATCGCGGAGACGCTGAAGAAGGAGCAGGGGGTGAAGCCCCTCGGCACCGAAGGGATTCGCGAAGGGCGTTGGGTGCTTCTCGACTACGGCGATTTCGTGGTGCACGTGTTCCAGGACAGCGTGCGTGAATTCTACAACTTCGACCAGTTGTGGGGGGCGGCGCCCGAGGTGCCGGTTCCCCAGGAATAA
- the nadD gene encoding nicotinate-nucleotide adenylyltransferase, which translates to MDGRSRRIAVFGGTFDPFHNGHLRMAVEVMEGLPLTDLFLVPSARPPHKPSRPMAPAEDRLAMASAAVAGIEGISVLDLELRREGPSYSLLTVREVSEGNPGADLLFLIGADAFAEISTWHRYRDLLAACDFLLLPRPGISPEALFPPGILIEPEGNRCYNLPGCSYRLPGGRRLLCPALPVLDISSRSIREKVRRGRSLRGLVPSGVERYITDHGLYRGEERG; encoded by the coding sequence GTGGACGGGCGGAGCCGCCGGATCGCCGTCTTCGGCGGCACCTTCGACCCGTTCCACAACGGCCACCTCCGGATGGCCGTGGAGGTGATGGAAGGGCTCCCGCTGACCGACCTCTTCCTGGTCCCGTCGGCCCGCCCGCCCCACAAGCCTTCCCGGCCGATGGCCCCCGCGGAGGATCGCCTCGCGATGGCGTCCGCCGCCGTCGCCGGGATCGAAGGGATCTCCGTCCTGGACCTCGAGCTTCGCCGCGAAGGCCCGTCGTACTCCCTTCTCACGGTCCGGGAAGTGTCGGAAGGGAACCCGGGGGCCGACCTCCTGTTCCTGATCGGCGCCGACGCGTTCGCGGAGATCTCCACGTGGCACCGGTACCGCGATCTCCTCGCCGCGTGTGATTTCCTGCTCCTCCCACGGCCGGGGATATCGCCCGAGGCGTTGTTTCCCCCCGGGATCCTCATTGAACCCGAGGGGAACCGTTGCTATAATCTTCCCGGGTGTTCCTACCGTCTCCCCGGCGGACGCCGGCTGCTTTGCCCGGCTCTTCCGGTCCTGGACATTTCGTCGCGTTCCATCCGGGAAAAAGTTCGGCGGGGGAGATCGCTCCGGGGACTGGTGCCGTCCGGGGTCGAGCGGTACATCACGGACCACGGCCTGTACCGTGGGGAAGAAAGAGGGTAG
- a CDS encoding glutamate-5-semialdehyde dehydrogenase encodes MNANETTEALVERICRAAKAAAPPLARAGTGARNDALRAMARGVRDRAEFLKAENAVDVAEGEARGLSGAMIDRLRLTDRVIAQMADGIDEVAALPDPLGGIEGLSTRPNGLLVGRMRIPLGVIAIIYESRPNVTADAAALCVKSGNAVILRGGSEAIRSNVAIAGILRGALAGAGLPEDAVSLVPMTDRAAIDALLTKEEYIDLVIPRGGEGLIRSVAEKSRIPVIKHYKGVCHVYVDEGAEIPLAVRVCVNAKAQRPGVCNAMETLLVHEGIAPAFLPEAAKALSAAGVAIRGCPETVRLVPGAVPAQAEDWGTEYLDLILAVRVVPSMDAAMEHIREHGSLHTEAILTRDHARAMRFLREVDSSLVLVNASTRFNDGYQLGLGAEIGISTTKIHAFGPMGLSELTTTKFVAFGDGQVRQ; translated from the coding sequence ATGAACGCGAACGAGACGACCGAGGCGTTGGTGGAACGGATCTGCCGGGCGGCGAAGGCGGCGGCGCCCCCGCTGGCCCGCGCCGGGACGGGGGCCCGCAACGACGCCCTCCGCGCGATGGCGCGGGGAGTGCGCGACCGGGCGGAGTTCCTGAAGGCGGAAAACGCCGTGGATGTGGCGGAGGGCGAGGCCCGCGGCCTTTCCGGCGCGATGATCGATCGCCTGCGCCTGACCGACCGGGTGATCGCGCAGATGGCGGACGGGATCGACGAGGTGGCGGCGCTCCCGGACCCCCTCGGGGGGATCGAGGGTCTCTCCACTCGCCCGAACGGCCTCCTGGTCGGCCGGATGCGGATCCCCCTCGGGGTGATCGCGATCATCTACGAGTCGCGCCCCAACGTCACCGCGGACGCCGCGGCCCTGTGCGTCAAGTCCGGGAACGCGGTGATCCTGCGGGGGGGGTCGGAGGCGATCCGCTCGAACGTGGCGATCGCCGGGATCCTTCGGGGTGCGCTCGCCGGGGCCGGACTGCCGGAGGACGCCGTTTCCCTTGTCCCCATGACCGACCGGGCCGCGATCGACGCCCTGCTCACGAAGGAGGAGTACATCGACCTCGTCATCCCGCGGGGTGGCGAGGGGCTGATCCGGAGCGTGGCGGAAAAGTCCCGCATCCCGGTGATCAAGCATTACAAGGGGGTCTGCCACGTCTACGTGGACGAGGGGGCCGAGATCCCGCTCGCGGTGCGGGTCTGCGTGAACGCGAAGGCGCAGCGCCCCGGCGTCTGCAACGCCATGGAGACCCTCCTCGTGCACGAGGGGATCGCGCCCGCGTTCCTCCCCGAGGCGGCGAAGGCGCTCTCCGCCGCGGGCGTCGCGATCCGCGGCTGCCCCGAGACGGTGCGCCTCGTCCCGGGCGCCGTCCCCGCCCAAGCAGAGGACTGGGGGACGGAATACCTCGACCTCATCCTCGCCGTGCGCGTGGTCCCGTCGATGGACGCGGCGATGGAGCATATCCGGGAGCACGGCTCCCTGCACACCGAGGCGATCCTCACCCGCGACCACGCCCGCGCGATGCGCTTCCTGCGCGAGGTCGACTCGTCGCTCGTCCTGGTGAACGCCTCGACCCGCTTCAACGACGGGTACCAGCTCGGGCTGGGGGCGGAGATCGGCATCAGCACGACGAAGATCCACGCCTTCGGGCCGATGGGGTTGTCCGAGCTCACCACGACGAAATTCGTCGCCTTCGGCGACGGCCAGGTGCGGCAGTAG
- the proB gene encoding glutamate 5-kinase: MSPEGTTAKRGKAGSRFPGIRRVVVKLGSGTVTDPEKGLREPTIRALAAQLSSAWTDAGVSFVVVTSGAIAAGRKKLGMTERPRTVALKQAAAAVGQTSLMRAYERAFEKRGRHVAQLLLTHEDFEDRERYVNARNTLLTLLSRGIVPIVNENDTVATEEIRLEGGGGGANDHLATLVTQMIGADLLILLTDSDGLFTKDPHRHADARRIPVVRDIDDESIRAAVGRHVSAEGTGGMASKIQAARVLSASGVPVVIASGLSRRSVLDALAGKDAGTLILPRAEGKLSSRKMWIAYARRSQGTVLVDDGARKVLLEGGKSLLPAGVIGAQGPFRPGDMVSIADRRGRIFARGIARWGSDQVDRGKGKRSAEVRALLGPETPSEVVHRDDLTILPHSGTPESRKGAAPR; the protein is encoded by the coding sequence ATGTCGCCTGAGGGGACGACCGCGAAACGCGGCAAGGCCGGTTCCCGGTTCCCCGGGATCCGGCGGGTCGTGGTCAAGCTGGGGAGCGGCACGGTCACCGATCCCGAGAAGGGGCTGCGGGAGCCGACGATCCGCGCACTCGCCGCGCAACTCTCCTCCGCCTGGACGGACGCGGGCGTTTCCTTCGTCGTGGTCACCTCCGGGGCGATCGCCGCGGGGAGGAAGAAGCTGGGGATGACGGAGCGCCCCCGGACGGTGGCGCTCAAGCAGGCGGCGGCGGCCGTGGGGCAGACCTCCCTGATGCGGGCCTACGAGCGGGCGTTCGAGAAGCGCGGGCGCCACGTGGCGCAGTTGCTCCTCACCCACGAGGATTTCGAGGACCGGGAGCGGTACGTAAACGCGAGGAACACGCTTCTCACCCTGCTCTCCCGGGGGATCGTCCCGATCGTCAACGAGAACGACACCGTGGCCACCGAGGAGATCCGCCTGGAAGGGGGCGGGGGGGGGGCGAACGACCACCTGGCGACGCTGGTGACCCAGATGATCGGGGCGGACCTGCTGATCCTGCTCACCGACAGCGACGGGCTCTTCACGAAAGATCCCCACCGGCACGCCGACGCCCGCCGCATCCCGGTCGTGCGGGACATCGACGACGAGTCGATCCGTGCCGCCGTCGGCCGGCACGTCTCCGCGGAAGGGACCGGGGGAATGGCGTCGAAGATCCAGGCGGCCAGGGTCCTGTCGGCGTCCGGGGTCCCGGTCGTCATCGCCTCGGGGCTCTCCCGGCGATCGGTCCTCGACGCGTTGGCGGGGAAGGACGCGGGGACGCTCATCCTGCCGCGGGCCGAAGGGAAGCTTTCGAGCCGCAAGATGTGGATCGCCTACGCCCGCCGCTCCCAAGGGACCGTTCTCGTGGACGACGGGGCCCGGAAGGTGCTCCTGGAGGGAGGGAAGAGCCTCCTGCCCGCGGGGGTGATCGGGGCGCAGGGACCGTTCCGTCCAGGGGACATGGTCTCCATCGCCGACCGCCGGGGGCGGATCTTCGCGCGGGGGATCGCCCGGTGGGGCAGCGACCAGGTGGACCGGGGAAAGGGGAAGCGGAGCGCGGAGGTCCGCGCCCTCCTCGGGCCGGAGACCCCGTCCGAGGTCGTCCACCGCGACGACCTGACGATCCTGCCGCACTCCGGCACGCCCGAATCGAGGAAGGGAGCCGCACCGCGATGA